A section of the Eublepharis macularius isolate TG4126 chromosome 1, MPM_Emac_v1.0, whole genome shotgun sequence genome encodes:
- the LOC129332048 gene encoding ribosomal biogenesis factor-like has translation MGKNKAKGQKQKNVCHVTNKNITKAKSKAKPVTTSLKKINIVNDEKVKMVNKIFTDVQKEVKQLSKAISSDPPKRHLIPKLLEREPTNVDAAANLLSQL, from the coding sequence ATGGGCAAGAACAAAGCAAAAGGACAGAAACAGAAGAATGTATGCCATGTCACCAACAAAAACATCACGAAGGCAAAAAGTAAAGCAAAGCCGGTGACAACCAGTCTGAAAAAGATCAATATAGTGAATGATGAAAAGGTTAAGATGGTAAATAAGATATTTACAGACGTtcagaaagaagtcaagcagttATCCAAAGCCATTTCATCAGATCCACCAAAGAGGCATTTGATTCCAAAGCTGCTAGAAAGAGAACCAACTAATGTGGATGCTGCTGCCAACTTACTGTCTCAGTTGTAG
- the LOC129331833 gene encoding uncharacterized protein LOC129331833, with translation MLFGNSGLLSNCRRQTGVRILSSHDSDILLPITFPMPKPDQTDSKAVPVRDPLFDPYASPGSQGLESLEPVPRGDSSSVTTIYTLAPSNADTRPRATAAPLFNLPTPTQWGARPRETRERRASTMFTQLQLDSRRSLESIPEQTGGRPWLFWNRTTEQTEWETYRRGALSWDYAEVTPWSGQQDVSEHQWVQLQSRTIAIDSGISAITGLTKGVLAARSQEEQGLETPLPWQQTLTMGPPPETIPTSQTMGDVGSTELREEETTDRVQLLENRLLNMEESSANAVHLLSVLVAGDRGRVPPTGLPDISQSLAYLQNQLWPQQPPETGDDDSVTGEGPGPDDPCPDQSIVPGDVGTGGGGGEPCPEDPRPDRPIIPTGNGNGGGGGEPG, from the coding sequence atgctttttggaaacagtggactattgtctaattgcagaaggcagactggagtaaggatattatctagccacgattcggacattttgttaccaatcacctttccaatgcctaagccggatcagacggactccaaagctgtcccagtcagggatcctttgtttgacccgtatgcctctcccggctctcaaggtttggaatcccTTGAACCTGTACCGCGGGGAGacagctcctcggttacaacgatttataccctcgctcccagcaacgcAGATACGCGGCCCAGAGCCACAGCCGCgccactcttcaacttgcccaccccgacgcagtggggtgcaaggccaagggaaacgagagagcggagggccagcacaatgtttacacagctacaattggatagccggcgcagtctggaatccatacccgagcaaaccggtggccgaccgtggctgttttggaacaggacgaccgaacaaacggaatgggaaacataccgccgtggcgccctgagttgggattatgcggaagtcaccccgtggtcggggcaacaagatgtaagcgagcaccaatgggtgcagctccagagccggacgattgccattgactcagggatctcggcaatcactggtctgacgaaaggagtgttagcggcgagatctcaagaggaacaagggttagaaacacccttgccgtggcagcagacgttaaccatgggaccgccgcccgaaactataccgacttcacagacgatgggagatgtggggtccacggaattacgggaggaggaaactacggatagagtacagctgttggagaacagactcttaAACATGGAAGAAAGTTCGGcgaatgccgtccacctgctgtcggtgctagtggcgggagacagaggTCGAGTTCCGCCAactggtctacctgacatcagccaaagtttggcttacctgcaaaatcagctgtggccgcaacagccaccagagacgggagacgatGACTcggtcaccggggaaggacccggCCCAGATGATCCTTGCCCCGATCAATCGATTGTACCAGGAGATGTCGGCACCGGCGGGGGAGGTGGagagccatgcccagaagaccctcgtcccgatcgccctatAATTCCGACGGGCAATGGGAAtggaggaggtgggggagaaCCAGGATGA